In Paenarthrobacter sp. GOM3, a single window of DNA contains:
- a CDS encoding inositol monophosphatase family protein, which yields MTTGRHTATELDPALDDYQLASALVREAGQLALLMRMGGLQGERKTSVSDVVTAADHAAEAYVLEQLRRCRPEDGILGEEGASVAGTSGRTWVIDPVDGTYNFLHGSTYWCSAIALKRDDSDHGGNPVVDPEVLLGAIYQPELDKLWLGGQEQAATLNGDPISGSGDRAVGEICAATYIHPTWLADPRTAMPWHAAAITAASLRMFGSGSCDLGRVADGELGCWFQHSCPEWDWLPGKAIVRAAGGDTAVVKVNGMNWFVAGGPTAVRDLSAALASVPQFA from the coding sequence ATGACCACCGGCAGGCACACCGCAACTGAACTCGATCCAGCACTCGACGATTACCAATTGGCCAGCGCCCTGGTCCGCGAAGCAGGCCAACTGGCGCTGCTCATGCGGATGGGCGGCCTGCAGGGGGAACGGAAGACGTCGGTGTCCGACGTCGTCACGGCAGCCGACCACGCGGCCGAGGCTTACGTCCTGGAACAGTTGCGGCGCTGCCGCCCGGAAGACGGCATCCTGGGCGAGGAAGGCGCATCGGTGGCCGGCACCAGCGGCCGAACCTGGGTGATCGACCCCGTGGACGGCACCTACAACTTCCTGCACGGCTCCACCTATTGGTGCTCGGCCATTGCCCTGAAGCGTGACGATTCGGACCACGGTGGCAACCCCGTGGTGGACCCCGAGGTGTTGCTCGGCGCCATCTACCAGCCCGAACTGGACAAGCTGTGGCTGGGCGGACAGGAACAGGCCGCCACGCTGAACGGCGATCCCATTTCAGGTTCCGGGGACCGCGCGGTGGGCGAGATCTGCGCCGCAACCTACATCCACCCCACGTGGCTGGCCGATCCACGCACGGCCATGCCCTGGCACGCCGCAGCCATCACGGCGGCGTCGCTGCGCATGTTCGGTTCAGGTTCCTGCGACCTCGGCCGCGTCGCCGACGGCGAACTCGGGTGCTGGTTCCAGCACAGCTGCCCCGAATGGGACTGGCTCCCCGGCAAGGCGATCGTCCGTGCGGCCGGCGGGGACACCGCCGTCGTGAAGGTCAACGGAATGAACTGGTTCGTCGCTGGAGGCCCGACGGCGGTCCGCGACTTAAGCGCGGCCCTCGCCTCTGTTCCCCAGTTCGCCTAG
- a CDS encoding PVV-CTERM domain-containing choice-of-anchor G protein, translating into MNSKSKLWPTAVGVTAVSALAIGLVAAPAANAAPTDVISLGSGQIIDGSVLAIPNFANLAANGAATAQQIGTPPTGPAVIENSDPLDLSAVFGVVNVGAGNIPLLQNNGIIQVGAVSQYGKAVNDGSSEAFSGTVSGAPGLVTLPAGLPTSGDPSIPAARITAGTAAILGGTDLVNLNLDITTLAAAAKKDQGAAPQGAYAVAGVSANVGGTLVGGVSTALTPLLNTANVALSAVGLPITNPLASGVIEITEADLLAAAGVADLNSLPAGTDLISFLPAAVSTKIQSILATTLSSTRAAVQALPDTLPPLGLPNVAKTTALLAVTTLETAVNGLVGGLATSLVTPLGNALTALVSAKVNVQETAPSGAFTQRALQVGIAGGSIATVNLASATVGPNLDAAAIPLVNTDTMAISGGVALLALLTWLFVRSRRQTAVAAA; encoded by the coding sequence TTGAACAGCAAGAGCAAGCTGTGGCCCACAGCCGTCGGCGTTACCGCCGTCTCGGCTTTGGCCATCGGCCTCGTCGCCGCACCCGCGGCAAATGCAGCACCCACTGACGTGATTTCGCTCGGCAGTGGCCAGATCATCGATGGTTCCGTCCTGGCCATCCCGAACTTCGCCAACCTCGCCGCCAACGGCGCAGCAACTGCCCAGCAGATCGGCACTCCGCCCACCGGGCCGGCGGTTATCGAGAACAGCGACCCGCTCGACCTCAGCGCCGTGTTCGGCGTCGTCAACGTCGGCGCGGGCAACATTCCGCTGCTGCAGAACAACGGCATCATCCAGGTTGGCGCGGTCAGCCAGTACGGCAAGGCCGTCAACGACGGCTCCTCGGAAGCCTTCTCCGGCACCGTAAGCGGCGCCCCCGGACTGGTCACGCTGCCCGCGGGCCTCCCAACCTCGGGCGACCCGTCCATCCCCGCGGCCCGCATCACGGCCGGTACCGCCGCCATCCTCGGTGGCACCGACCTGGTGAACCTCAACCTGGACATCACCACCCTTGCCGCAGCAGCCAAGAAGGACCAAGGCGCTGCACCGCAGGGTGCCTACGCTGTCGCAGGCGTCTCGGCGAACGTTGGCGGCACCTTGGTGGGCGGCGTCTCCACAGCACTCACTCCGCTGCTGAACACCGCCAACGTAGCTTTGTCCGCTGTTGGCCTGCCCATCACCAACCCGCTTGCCAGCGGCGTCATCGAGATCACCGAGGCTGACCTTTTGGCTGCGGCCGGTGTCGCGGACCTGAACTCGCTGCCTGCCGGGACCGACCTCATCTCATTCCTTCCGGCTGCCGTGTCCACCAAGATCCAGAGCATCCTGGCCACCACCCTGTCCAGCACCCGCGCCGCGGTTCAGGCATTGCCTGACACCCTCCCGCCGCTCGGCCTGCCCAACGTCGCCAAGACCACGGCCCTGCTTGCAGTCACCACCCTGGAAACGGCAGTCAACGGTTTGGTAGGGGGCCTGGCGACAAGCTTGGTCACTCCCTTGGGCAACGCATTGACGGCCCTGGTTTCGGCCAAGGTCAACGTCCAGGAAACAGCTCCGTCGGGTGCCTTCACCCAGCGCGCCCTGCAGGTGGGTATTGCCGGCGGCTCCATCGCCACCGTCAACCTCGCCAGCGCCACAGTTGGTCCCAACCTGGACGCAGCGGCCATCCCGCTGGTCAACACCGACACCATGGCAATCAGCGGTGGCGTTGCACTCCTGGCACTGCTCACCTGGCTGTTCGTCCGCTCGCGCCGCCAGACTGCGGTAGCTGCTGCCTGA
- a CDS encoding glycosyltransferase family 2 protein, with protein MSVLESAQALAFVLLVVFLSYILVILVPFLRRKPDPEGDPGSFSWHVFIPCRDEEVVIGKTLELLRAQFPQAHVWVVDDDSDDATADLVSAASHQDDMIHLVRRRRPLARTGKGDALNAAYRSLDSWLPVGVDRSSVIVLVVDADGHLAGNAFRQAAGPLAFGDPEVGAAQTAVWMSNLDDPDLQGGTGRERIKRSFGRYLVLMQDMEFRTTIAAMQSLRRHTLTVGLGGNGQFTRLSALDAIARTSGQPWHGALLEDYELAIHIMLGGYKTVYMHDTHVAQEALPDLRRLLTQRTRWCHGGMQCSTYLKRIFESPYFSNVGAIESSYFLIQPFIQIIGLVLWPTLFVTMVAQGALTMGSFAAWISAAWFIIPLIFATGVLPFALWGLVYRRQVTPEKNFMTGVVWGLGYWLYMYQNYVTVLRATYRLITGRHGWAKTRRNHEADVKLLAKEA; from the coding sequence ATGTCGGTACTCGAATCCGCCCAGGCATTGGCTTTTGTGCTGCTGGTGGTTTTTCTGTCGTACATCCTGGTGATCCTGGTCCCGTTCCTTCGGCGAAAGCCTGATCCCGAAGGCGATCCCGGCAGCTTCTCGTGGCACGTGTTCATCCCGTGCCGTGACGAAGAAGTGGTGATCGGCAAGACCCTTGAATTGCTCCGGGCGCAATTCCCGCAGGCCCACGTCTGGGTTGTCGACGACGACAGCGACGACGCCACCGCGGACCTCGTCAGCGCGGCCTCCCACCAGGACGACATGATCCACTTGGTCCGCCGCCGGCGTCCGCTCGCCCGCACCGGCAAGGGCGACGCCCTTAACGCCGCCTACCGGTCGTTGGACTCATGGCTGCCCGTCGGCGTCGACCGTTCTTCGGTGATCGTCCTGGTGGTCGACGCCGATGGTCACCTTGCCGGCAATGCCTTCCGGCAGGCGGCCGGTCCGCTCGCATTCGGTGACCCCGAGGTAGGTGCCGCACAGACCGCCGTCTGGATGTCCAACCTAGACGATCCCGACCTCCAGGGCGGCACAGGCCGGGAACGGATCAAGCGCTCGTTCGGCCGCTACTTGGTCCTGATGCAGGACATGGAATTCAGGACCACCATCGCGGCCATGCAGTCCCTGAGGCGGCACACGCTGACGGTCGGGTTGGGCGGCAACGGCCAATTCACCCGGTTGTCTGCGCTCGATGCCATCGCCAGGACCTCAGGCCAGCCATGGCACGGTGCCTTGCTGGAGGACTACGAACTGGCCATCCACATCATGCTGGGCGGCTACAAAACGGTTTACATGCATGACACGCACGTGGCCCAGGAAGCTCTGCCGGACCTGCGGCGGCTCCTGACACAACGGACGCGCTGGTGCCACGGCGGGATGCAGTGCAGCACCTACCTGAAACGGATCTTCGAGTCGCCGTACTTCAGCAACGTCGGCGCCATTGAATCCAGCTACTTCCTCATTCAGCCCTTCATCCAGATCATCGGCCTGGTGCTGTGGCCCACCCTGTTCGTCACCATGGTGGCCCAAGGTGCCCTGACCATGGGCAGCTTCGCGGCGTGGATCTCGGCCGCGTGGTTCATCATCCCCTTGATCTTCGCAACGGGCGTCCTGCCTTTCGCCCTGTGGGGGCTCGTGTACAGGCGGCAAGTCACTCCGGAAAAGAACTTCATGACCGGCGTCGTGTGGGGCCTTGGCTATTGGCTTTACATGTACCAGAACTACGTCACCGTGCTGAGGGCAACGTACCGCCTCATCACGGGCCGGCACGGGTGGGCGAAAACACGCCGCAACCATGAGGCCGACGTCAAACTACTAGCGAAGGAAGCCTAG
- the xrtS gene encoding exosortase S, protein MAASANLSDVNVPRGPRAIPAQKARGGGMLGLLFLAAATVAMLQQDHIRAAEAWLMATVFDGILGGASYSVDDIIFHNVGAGQPYALMVTGLCSSAVLLTPIAALAGILFLMGRIPVSRLMPAALTALAIVCLSNATRYFMIAAAQQSWGQQGFDLMHHFLGSFVVIFGFVAAIIVLVRAAVVRKDRPVAKRRGRRAS, encoded by the coding sequence GTGGCTGCGAGCGCCAACCTCAGTGATGTCAACGTTCCCCGGGGGCCACGCGCCATCCCAGCGCAGAAGGCCCGTGGCGGAGGGATGCTCGGGTTGCTGTTCCTGGCCGCTGCCACGGTGGCCATGCTGCAGCAGGACCACATCAGGGCAGCGGAAGCCTGGCTCATGGCTACGGTTTTCGACGGGATACTGGGCGGGGCGTCCTACAGTGTGGACGACATCATCTTCCACAACGTGGGGGCGGGCCAGCCCTACGCCCTCATGGTGACAGGACTGTGCTCCAGCGCGGTTCTCCTGACGCCCATCGCCGCCCTGGCGGGGATCCTGTTCCTGATGGGGCGGATTCCCGTGTCGCGGCTCATGCCTGCTGCCCTTACCGCCCTTGCTATCGTGTGCCTGAGCAACGCAACCCGGTACTTCATGATCGCCGCCGCCCAACAGAGCTGGGGCCAGCAGGGCTTTGACCTCATGCACCACTTCCTGGGTTCCTTCGTGGTGATCTTCGGTTTCGTGGCCGCGATCATCGTCCTGGTGCGTGCCGCCGTCGTCCGCAAGGACCGCCCGGTTGCCAAGCGGAGGGGGCGGCGTGCGTCCTAG
- a CDS encoding septum formation family protein: MRPRRQAVLPALALFSALSLALTGCGAGAATDAEVAAVSTDNGIRVGQCYLISTPEEYGASSHTGPAVACAEPHTTQTFLVATVPQPLSEQTERPLHEQLQNLTARLCPAAELRRYLGGTERDATTGMAITGYYPTRADWSAGSRTVRCDVLTTTADMAPRESRGDLKDALAGPGSAPIRLCYVQEIKDGVLGSEGTDTSCSEPHTTEDVSAWFGQDASLVPLAAQQERCLPFVLDFLNVDVLPADVEVRPIVRVDGGARAVRCGVAPRQPAGPERWTGTLAPVAGTVSGEVANG; encoded by the coding sequence GTGCGTCCTAGACGGCAGGCCGTGCTCCCGGCTCTCGCTTTGTTTTCGGCCCTGTCCCTGGCCCTGACCGGCTGCGGTGCCGGTGCTGCTACGGACGCGGAGGTTGCCGCGGTCTCCACGGACAATGGAATCCGCGTGGGGCAGTGCTACCTCATTTCGACTCCAGAGGAATATGGAGCCAGTAGCCATACGGGTCCGGCGGTTGCCTGTGCTGAGCCGCACACCACCCAGACTTTCCTGGTGGCTACTGTGCCCCAGCCGCTGTCCGAGCAGACGGAGCGTCCCCTGCACGAGCAACTCCAGAACCTCACCGCCCGTTTATGCCCAGCTGCGGAACTGCGCAGGTACCTTGGCGGCACGGAGCGCGATGCCACCACAGGAATGGCAATCACTGGTTACTACCCCACCCGCGCTGACTGGTCGGCCGGCAGCAGGACCGTGCGTTGCGACGTCCTGACAACCACGGCTGATATGGCTCCCAGGGAGAGCAGGGGCGACCTCAAGGACGCCCTGGCTGGGCCGGGCTCCGCTCCGATCCGGCTTTGCTACGTCCAGGAGATCAAAGACGGCGTGCTGGGTTCCGAAGGTACGGACACGTCCTGTTCCGAGCCGCATACTACTGAGGATGTCAGTGCCTGGTTTGGCCAGGACGCTTCGCTGGTGCCATTGGCCGCGCAGCAGGAACGCTGCCTTCCTTTCGTGCTCGATTTCCTGAACGTGGATGTTCTCCCCGCAGATGTGGAAGTTCGGCCGATAGTGCGCGTCGACGGCGGTGCGCGGGCTGTCCGTTGTGGCGTGGCACCGCGGCAGCCAGCGGGTCCTGAACGCTGGACCGGGACCCTTGCACCCGTTGCCGGCACGGTGAGTGGGGAAGTAGCCAATGGTTGA
- the wsfD gene encoding glycan biosynthesis hexose transferase WsfD: MVETTVGKSAKPDVEEFAPVPVRSGMGPRQGPLRMAGRFLARTFGPGELTLGGVRTPALVAGLVSAMAMLVRLFVPGPVGVGDQGDGNGLVCSLGVSNVRPWDYADFTRFIYPSWTPHPLVGEACGAAGSGEPVYSSQLAFLWLGKLVTPLFGWGGGLDMRAVGIVCCLVFGLLIAGLVAVLPGRASFRVLIAALVTVVMADGVFADFFISPYPEPAAFLGTLGLLVALLNYWNGARSRWVTILPVVGAGVFTIAAKPEMVSWLPVLALALLWLPQGSTRRSSRRAPEGSRWRRFLMPLVAIMAIAAYTVAFMAAQPKRTADLNIYNAVFAELLPHSPTPEEDLKWLGLDPGFVAASGTTVASPRSAALNPRFHEFQEQVGAGRLAAFYLTHPERLIGMGERGITAMLTPELGYIGSFMEGQGHEPFAKDRRFPVVLGLFTALKAAPVALVAMQLLTLLLGLAVAFRKKAAVGRVAVVVVVAGWLQFWVVVLGSGQPEIYRQLLVSGFHAALCVPLLVALISILASGPEKALQQTAPQAMPEAGPEELRNPAVSA; the protein is encoded by the coding sequence ATGGTTGAGACGACGGTTGGAAAATCAGCCAAGCCCGACGTCGAGGAGTTCGCTCCTGTTCCTGTGAGGTCCGGCATGGGCCCACGGCAGGGCCCGCTGCGTATGGCGGGGAGGTTCCTCGCGCGGACGTTCGGTCCCGGAGAATTGACCCTGGGGGGAGTCCGAACCCCGGCCCTCGTTGCTGGGCTGGTCTCCGCCATGGCGATGCTGGTGCGGCTGTTTGTGCCGGGTCCGGTGGGGGTGGGCGACCAAGGAGATGGCAATGGCCTGGTCTGTTCCCTGGGCGTAAGTAACGTCCGGCCATGGGACTACGCCGATTTCACGCGGTTCATCTATCCCAGCTGGACACCCCATCCGCTGGTGGGTGAAGCATGCGGTGCCGCCGGATCCGGTGAGCCGGTGTACTCGTCCCAGCTGGCCTTCCTGTGGTTGGGGAAGCTGGTTACCCCGCTCTTTGGCTGGGGTGGCGGTCTGGATATGCGCGCAGTGGGCATCGTCTGCTGCCTGGTGTTCGGCCTGTTGATCGCCGGGCTGGTTGCTGTGCTCCCGGGCCGTGCCAGCTTCCGGGTCCTCATCGCCGCTTTGGTGACCGTGGTGATGGCCGACGGCGTTTTCGCTGATTTTTTCATCTCTCCCTACCCCGAACCCGCGGCTTTCCTGGGAACGCTGGGATTGTTGGTGGCCCTGTTGAACTACTGGAACGGTGCCCGGAGCCGCTGGGTGACCATCCTGCCGGTGGTCGGTGCCGGCGTATTCACCATCGCGGCCAAACCCGAGATGGTGTCGTGGCTGCCTGTGCTGGCGTTGGCATTGTTGTGGTTGCCGCAGGGGAGCACGCGACGATCAAGCCGCCGCGCGCCGGAAGGAAGCCGATGGCGTCGGTTCCTGATGCCGCTTGTGGCGATCATGGCCATTGCTGCCTACACCGTGGCCTTCATGGCGGCGCAACCGAAGCGCACCGCCGACCTGAACATCTACAACGCGGTCTTCGCTGAACTGCTGCCTCACAGCCCCACCCCGGAGGAGGACCTGAAATGGTTGGGCCTTGATCCGGGATTTGTTGCCGCGAGTGGCACTACCGTGGCGTCGCCGAGGTCGGCTGCGTTGAATCCTAGGTTCCACGAATTCCAGGAACAGGTGGGCGCCGGCAGGCTCGCAGCTTTCTACCTCACCCATCCTGAACGGCTCATTGGGATGGGCGAACGCGGGATCACCGCCATGCTGACACCTGAACTGGGCTACATCGGTTCGTTCATGGAGGGCCAGGGCCACGAGCCGTTCGCCAAGGACCGCCGCTTCCCGGTGGTATTGGGTTTGTTCACCGCATTGAAGGCGGCACCCGTTGCCTTGGTGGCAATGCAACTGCTGACGCTGCTGCTTGGACTCGCGGTGGCCTTCCGCAAGAAGGCCGCCGTGGGACGCGTGGCAGTGGTGGTGGTCGTGGCAGGGTGGCTGCAGTTCTGGGTGGTCGTACTGGGGTCCGGGCAGCCCGAGATCTATCGGCAGCTCCTGGTTTCCGGGTTCCACGCCGCACTATGCGTGCCGCTGCTGGTTGCACTGATCAGCATCCTCGCGTCCGGGCCGGAGAAGGCGCTGCAGCAAACGGCACCTCAAGCCATGCCGGAGGCGGGACCGGAGGAGCTACGTAATCCAGCCGTCAGTGCTTAG
- a CDS encoding response regulator transcription factor: MVTRVLVVDHHQLMIDTLDAWLRCHAPDLVIRASSTALPPGDQGEGWAAQGIDVAVLGTVDSHEELIPAVRHLVGAGLRVVVLATALDGWDAGAAYAAGALGYVPKAAGPQYIEHAIRSVAEGRLYVPPEVAAVMVDTAPVRIKLSLREQRLAELYLGSEAMPVRGVADAMGISEQTVKAHLHRIRQRYAAAGIRLGNVISLRKQLSTDGWIT, encoded by the coding sequence ATGGTGACGCGGGTGCTGGTGGTGGATCACCACCAATTAATGATCGACACCCTGGACGCCTGGCTCCGCTGCCACGCGCCGGACCTGGTGATAAGGGCCAGTTCCACCGCCCTGCCGCCCGGGGACCAGGGCGAGGGCTGGGCCGCGCAAGGGATAGATGTCGCTGTATTGGGCACCGTGGACAGCCACGAGGAGCTGATACCAGCCGTGCGCCATTTGGTGGGGGCGGGCCTGCGCGTCGTCGTTCTTGCCACCGCCTTGGATGGGTGGGACGCCGGGGCAGCCTACGCCGCGGGGGCCCTGGGGTACGTGCCAAAGGCCGCGGGACCCCAGTACATAGAGCATGCCATCCGCTCCGTGGCCGAGGGAAGGCTCTATGTACCCCCGGAAGTCGCGGCGGTCATGGTGGACACGGCACCGGTGCGGATCAAGCTGTCGCTTCGTGAACAACGCCTCGCGGAACTCTACCTGGGCAGCGAAGCCATGCCTGTGCGCGGCGTGGCAGATGCCATGGGAATCAGCGAACAAACCGTCAAAGCCCACCTGCACCGGATCAGGCAGCGGTACGCAGCCGCCGGGATCAGGCTCGGCAACGTGATCAGCCTGCGGAAGCAGCTAAGCACTGACGGCTGGATTACGTAG
- a CDS encoding sensor histidine kinase — protein MGAWIDRPVASREALGSSDLLARGGAVVSFVFVAAAWIYVGPVSDGPAWRSPATTAVVVVLISCLAAMLRTDAWPVRLVTVLALITLSELLAGVTYRQDSDSLLLAHSVLLATSSVLVLALRNTWRSVLFTAFLGLLVFGHTYTVSVIHRLGPTTVLTVLGAWFVMLVIRHSAPKAVAIHCDDQAIRQESATAQALARDAADAAMAQARLLHDTTLRTLTVLARGGAGADPDELRALLASATHDAGGLGSGPTAAAAAITPASSGDGVPRTRAGVAVVEPSTVPELAEVLRDRAGRHSGKLFTVEVFGEAGALPDNLQRALVDAAEECMVNAARHAGTDHVDVLVSRSGSAVSVLISDAGSGFNADAVPAERFGLRQSVVQRMNDVGGHARVLSVPGRGTTVVLDVDTA, from the coding sequence ATGGGGGCATGGATCGACCGACCGGTGGCCAGCCGGGAGGCTCTGGGTAGTTCGGATTTATTGGCCCGCGGCGGGGCCGTGGTCAGCTTCGTTTTCGTTGCGGCCGCTTGGATCTACGTTGGGCCGGTCAGCGACGGACCCGCGTGGCGAAGTCCCGCCACCACCGCTGTTGTGGTTGTCCTTATCTCCTGCCTTGCCGCGATGCTGCGCACTGATGCCTGGCCCGTCCGGCTGGTCACCGTCCTGGCCCTCATCACCTTGTCCGAGCTTTTGGCCGGGGTCACGTACCGGCAGGACTCCGACTCCCTGCTCCTGGCACATTCGGTTCTGCTGGCTACAAGCTCCGTCCTGGTCCTGGCGTTACGGAACACGTGGCGGTCCGTTCTGTTTACCGCGTTCCTCGGTCTGTTGGTATTCGGGCACACCTACACTGTGTCCGTGATCCATCGCCTGGGCCCCACCACCGTGCTGACGGTCCTGGGTGCCTGGTTCGTCATGCTCGTCATCCGCCATTCAGCACCAAAGGCCGTGGCCATCCACTGCGATGACCAGGCGATCCGGCAGGAATCGGCCACGGCCCAGGCCCTGGCGCGGGATGCGGCCGACGCCGCCATGGCCCAGGCCCGGCTCCTCCACGACACGACCCTGAGGACGCTGACGGTGCTCGCCCGCGGTGGTGCCGGGGCCGACCCTGACGAGTTGCGTGCCCTGCTGGCCTCCGCCACGCACGACGCCGGCGGGCTGGGTTCGGGACCCACCGCAGCTGCCGCTGCCATCACCCCGGCGAGCAGCGGCGACGGCGTGCCGCGCACCCGGGCCGGGGTGGCCGTCGTCGAACCTTCCACTGTTCCTGAACTTGCCGAGGTGCTCAGGGACCGGGCCGGGCGCCACAGCGGCAAGCTTTTCACGGTCGAAGTCTTCGGTGAGGCCGGTGCGCTGCCGGACAACCTTCAAAGGGCACTCGTTGACGCGGCAGAAGAGTGCATGGTCAACGCAGCCCGGCACGCCGGCACGGACCACGTCGATGTCCTCGTCTCAAGGTCGGGCTCAGCGGTTTCGGTGCTGATCAGCGACGCGGGCTCCGGTTTCAACGCAGACGCTGTGCCAGCGGAGCGCTTCGGCCTACGGCAATCAGTGGTGCAGCGCATGAACGACGTGGGCGGCCACGCCAGGGTGCTTTCCGTTCCCGGCCGTGGCACCACCGTGGTCCTGGACGTGGACACAGCATGA
- a CDS encoding response regulator transcription factor, protein MLRYPLSRPTIEVDIVEDHAVLREGLAQWIQANAPGIRVVGKFASWAEAAAHIGALSDVVVLDVLLGDHVPLRAKIQAILSAGPQVVVCSSVLDPAVMRQAIAAGALAYIPKTVAAGVVENAIRNAALGHPYITAEVAAALDSERSGPVLSAREHQVVSLYLGGTAGTLAETANVLGISVDGVKKHLASVRRKFQDGPEPLTRLALRDRLVAGGWLVEDPNH, encoded by the coding sequence ATGCTGCGCTACCCACTATCCCGACCCACCATCGAAGTGGACATCGTCGAAGACCACGCGGTCCTGCGTGAGGGCCTCGCCCAATGGATCCAAGCGAATGCCCCAGGGATCCGCGTCGTGGGAAAGTTCGCCTCCTGGGCCGAAGCTGCCGCCCACATCGGAGCCCTCTCGGATGTCGTGGTCCTGGACGTCCTGCTGGGCGACCATGTACCGCTGCGCGCCAAAATCCAGGCAATCCTGTCCGCCGGACCCCAAGTGGTGGTCTGCAGCTCAGTCCTGGATCCAGCCGTCATGAGGCAGGCCATAGCGGCGGGCGCCCTGGCGTACATCCCCAAGACCGTGGCGGCAGGCGTGGTGGAAAATGCGATCCGCAACGCAGCGCTGGGACACCCTTACATTACGGCGGAAGTCGCGGCGGCACTGGATTCCGAGCGGTCCGGGCCAGTGTTGTCGGCCCGGGAACACCAGGTTGTGTCCCTTTATCTGGGCGGAACCGCCGGAACCCTTGCCGAGACGGCCAACGTCCTGGGGATCTCCGTCGATGGGGTGAAGAAGCACCTGGCTTCGGTGCGACGCAAGTTCCAGGACGGTCCCGAACCACTGACCAGGCTCGCACTCAGGGACAGGCTGGTTGCAGGAGGCTGGCTGGTGGAGGACCCAAACCACTAG